A single region of the Syngnathoides biaculeatus isolate LvHL_M chromosome 17, ASM1980259v1, whole genome shotgun sequence genome encodes:
- the smtna gene encoding smoothelin has translation MERTAQHDCGPTASVTSEQLSAIDDEQVLDKMLDNAADFEERRLIRAALRDLLKKKRDKREQERGSRQQGLGKGGAPGGGVVGRAKAPVNQQPTTNSQAASSVTAGGKTGPAQAGQKCPPSAAPNAKNVKQMLLDWCKAKTEPYEGVDIQNFSSSWKDGIAFCALVHRFFPDAFEYSILNPHKPRENFQLAFSTAERLAGCPPLLDPEDLVRMREPDWKCVYTYIQEFYRCLVEKGLVKTKKRV, from the exons ATGGAGCGGACAGCTCAACATGATTGCGGACCGACTGCCAGCGTGACTAGTGAGCAACTTTCTGCTATCGACGACGAGCAGGTTTTGGACAAAATG CTGGACAATGCTGCGGACTTTGAAGAGCGACGTCTCATCCGCGCCGCGCTCAGGGACCTACTGAAGAAAAAGCGAG ACAAGCGGGAGCAGGAGCGAGGGTCCCGCCAGCAGGGCCTCGGCAAAGGAGGCGCACCAGGCGGGGGTGTTGTGGGCAGAGCGAAGGCACCCGTGAACCAGCAGCCGACAACCAACA GTCAAGCAGCCTCCTCCGTGACAGCAGGCGG taagaCGGGTCCTGCTCAAGCCGGCCAGAAGTGTCCTCCCTCTGCAGCGCCCAACGCTAAAAACGTCAAACAGATGCTTCTGGACTGGTGCAAGGCCAAAACGGAGCCATATGAG GGGGTGGACATCCAAAACTTCTCCTCCAGTTGGAAGGACGGCATAGCGTTCTGCGCTTTGGTACACCGCTTCTTCCCCGACGCCTTCGAGTATTCCATCCTGAACCCTCACAAGCCCCGGGAGAACTTCCAGCTGGCCTTCAGCACGGCAGA GAGGCTGGCCGGCTGCCCCCCTCTGCTGGACCCCGAAGACTTGGTCCGGATGAGAGAGCCCGACTGGAAGTGCGTTTACACGTACATTCAGGAGTTCTACCGCTGCCTGGTCGAAAAAGGCCtggtcaaaacaaaaaagcggGTTTAG
- the LOC133490748 gene encoding tigger transposable element-derived protein 1-like has product MAPKRKADSSDGRASKKRKAITMEVKLDIVKRSKRGETPTNIGRVLDLSRSTVATIIKDQDRILEHVKASPHMKSTIISKQNCGLMMEMERLLVLWLKEQHRRSLPVSLALIQQEAKRLFETLKSQKGEGSEGKSFAASRGWFMRFKARANLRNMKVEGEEGTDFSTALAEIIKEGVNKCCDQQVLAEGLLLKPPVNAKVEEAEPSQDAEEEKPPSEPKRFTCKSLAAGFLLIEEGLAKFEAEDPDEARYAKVFKGVMDHLRCYREIWEEEKRVSFQSNLERFFKMVERPIPDPVTDPGPSTSTAPLPPATSSSSKK; this is encoded by the coding sequence ATGGCGCCCAAGCGCAAGGCGGACTCCTCCGACGGCCGTGCGTCCAAGAAAAGGAAAGCCATCACCATGGAGGTGAAGTTAGACATCGTGAAGCGGTCCAAGCGAGGAGAAACGCCGACAAACATCGGCCGCGTGCTCGACTTAAGCCGCTCCACTGTGGCGACTATCATTAAGGACCAAGATCGCATCCTGGAGCACGTGAAGGCATCCCCGCACATGAAGTCCACCATAATAAGCAAACAGAACTGCGGGCTAATGATGGAGATGGAGAGACTTCTGGTGCTTTGGCTGAAGGAGCAGCACCGGCGGAGTCTCCCCGTCAGCCTCGCGTTGATCCAACAAGAGGCGAAGCGTCTGTTCGAGACCCTGAAAAGTCAAAAAGGAGAAGGCAGTGAGGGGAAGTCGTTCGCGGCCAGTAGAGGTTGGTTCATGCGATTCAAAGCTCGCGCCAACTTGCGGAACATGAAAGTGGAAGGTGAAGAGGGGACTGATTTCTCCACTGCCTTGGCGGAGATCATCAAGGAGGGGGTGAACAAGTGCTGCGACCAACAAGTGTTGGCTGAGGGTCTCCTCTTGAAGCCACCGGTCAACGCCAAGGTGGAGGAGGCGGAGCCGAGCCAGGACGCGGAGGAGGAAAAGCCGCCCTCGGAGCCCAAAAGGTTCACGTGCAAGAGCTTGGCGGCCGGGTTCCTGCTCATCGAGGAAGGCTTGGCCAAGTTCGAGGCCGAAGACCCCGACGAGGCCAGGTACGCCAAGGTCTTCAAGGGGGTCATGGATCACCTGCGTTGTTACAGGGAGATttgggaggaagaaaagagGGTCTCCTTCCAGTCGAACCTTGAACGGTTCTTCAAGATGGTCGAGAGGCCGATACCGGATCCCGTGACGGATCCTGGGCCCTCGACGTCGACTGCTCCGCTACCACCTGCGACTTCTTCGTCTTCGAAAAAGTAG